The proteins below come from a single Eucalyptus grandis isolate ANBG69807.140 chromosome 3, ASM1654582v1, whole genome shotgun sequence genomic window:
- the LOC104439044 gene encoding receptor-like protein 52, which yields MPRPTSSPAHIRFFFPFFSYIPCVVFLCFLSHAAVSQIQDQELQVLLKLRQSWQDPSSLDRWVASNSSSHCAWPEIKCQEGSITELNLVSLNINYSIPPYICDLKNLTKLDLSYNYIPGEFPTVLYNCSKLVYLDLSQNYFEGPIPSDIDRMANLQVLILAANSFSFDVPASVARLRRLRILHLYKSEYNGTYPEEIFGLSDLEELRLEYNKKFVPSQLPQNFTVLKKLRFFSMAQTNLYGGIPKTVSDMEALEHLDLGKNPLTGEIPGSIFALRILTALLLSGNGLTGELPKELSPNLTRIDLSNNKFYGKIPTTVSSWRNLVVFDASNNLLSGTVPAELTVLPSLTTLLLGQNKLSGNLPADIISWKSLTTLDLSHNKISGPIPSKIGLLPVLTHVDLSDNQLSGLIPPEFGQLNLNLLNLSSNRLSGPIPPKLDEIAYDASFLNNPGLCASNSFMRINICNNQSQRSSKTNLTLIMILAIAAAMCVLLVVLFMIKASRNNRDQADSNLQLLEQVLSAIVEILSSLFV from the coding sequence ATGCCGAGACCAACCTCATCACCTGCTCATATtcgcttcttcttccccttcttctcctaCATCCCCTGTGTCGTCTTCCTCTGCTTCCTCTCCCATGCTGCAGTGTCTCAAATCCAAGATCAAGAATTGCAAGTGCTGTTGAAGCTCAGGCAATCCTGGCAAGACCCATCGTCCCTCGACCGCTGGGTGGCCTCCAATTCATCCTCCCACTGCGCATGGCCCGAGATCAAATGCCAAGAAGGCTCGATCACCGAGCTCAATCTTGTCAGCCTGAACATAAATTATTCGATCCCCCCATACATCTGCGACCTCAAGAATCTGACCAAGCTCGATCTCTCCTACAACTATATTCCTGGAGAGTTTCCCACTGTTCTCTACAACTGTTCCAAGCTCGTGTACCTCGACCTATCCCAGAATTACTTCGAAGGCCCTATTCCATCTGACATCGATCGCATGGCCAATCTTCAGGTCCTGATTCTTGCCGCCAACAGCTTCTCGTTCGACGTTCCGGCATCGGTAGCAAGGCTGCGGAGGCTGAGGATCCTTCACCTTTACAAGTCCGAGTACAATGGCACATATCCTGAAGAGATTTTTGGCCTCTCTGATCTCGAAGAACTGAGGCTCGAGTACAACAAGAAGTTCGTGCCATCACAGCTACCGCAGAACTTCACTGTCCTGAAGAAGCTGCGGTTCTTCTCAATGGCGCAGACGAACCTTTATGGTGGAATCCCGAAGACGGTCAGCGATATGGAGGCTCTTGAGCACTTGGATTTGGGGAAGAATCCACTGACAGGAGAGATCCCGGGCAGCATTTTTGCTCTGAGGATCTTGAcggctttgctcttgagtggtaATGGATTAACTGGCGAGCTTCCCAAGGAGCTGTCCCCAAACCTCACTCGGATCGATCTGAGCAACAACAAATTCTACGGCAAGATTCCGACCACAGTGTCTTCGTGGAGGAACTTGGTGGTGTTCGATGCTAGTAATAACCTCCTCAGTGGCACGGTTCCGGCTGAATTGACCGTGCTTCCTTCTCTGACGACGCTTTTGCTCGGTCAGAACAAGCTCTCCGGGAATCTTCCCGCAGACATTATTTCATGGAAATCCTTGACCACTCTGGATCTTAGTCACAATAAGATCTCGGGACCGATTCCCAGCAAAATCGGTCTTCTGCCTGTGCTCACGCATGTGGACCTGTCTGACAACCAACTGTCTGGCCTGATTCCTCCTGAATTCGGCCAATTGAATCTGAACCTTCTGAATTTATCATCCAATCGCCTCAGTGGACCAATCCCACCCAAGTTAGACGAAATCGCATATGACGCCAGTTTCCTGAACAACCCCGGCCTCTGTGCATCCAATTCGTTCATGAGGATCAATATCTGCAACAACCAATCCCAAAGATCAAGCAAGACCAATCTCACCTTGATCATGATCTTGGCCATTGCAGCGGCGATGTGTGTTTTGTTGGTGGTGCTATTCATGATCAAAGCTTCCAGAAATAACAGGGACCAGGCGGATTCAAATTTGCAACTGTTGGAGCAGGTTTTGAGTGCTATTGTTGAGATTCTATCAAGTTTGTTTgtatga